A stretch of the Pseudopipra pipra isolate bDixPip1 chromosome 11, bDixPip1.hap1, whole genome shotgun sequence genome encodes the following:
- the LOC135420417 gene encoding high mobility group protein HMGI-C-like isoform X3: protein MNKTVRSANMSNEKPENPVSSAPTEGQKKKRGRPRKQPQEDTVEQPSETKPRGRPKGSKKKTTVTEETAEPSGEKRRRGRPRKWPQAVVKEGESQEEDPQGRGDSNLNSAPATQGITGKRGSRPGKTAGFKRPQSTIPATAQ, encoded by the exons ATGAATAAG ACTGTGAGAAGTGCCAACATGAGCAACGAGAAGCCAGAAAACCCTGTCTCATCTGCACCAACAGAGGgccagaagaaaaagagaggaagaccAAGGAAGCAGCCACAG GAGGATACTGTGGAACAGCCATCAGAGACAAAACCACGAGGGAGGCCAAAAGGAAGCAAGAAAAAGACTACTGTAACTGAGGAAACT GCAGAACCTTCTGGTGAGAAAAGGCGAAGAGGGAGACCCCGCAAGTGG ccTCAAGCAGTGGTCAAAGAAGGAGAGTCTCAGGAAGAAGATCCTCAGGGACGCGGCGACTCGAATTTGAACTCTGCACCAGCCACCCAAG GCATCACTGGAAAACGTGGTTCCAGGCCCGGCAAAACTGCTGGTTTTAAGAGACCTCAGAGTACCATCCCTGCCACAGCTCAGTAG